The following coding sequences lie in one Rutidosis leptorrhynchoides isolate AG116_Rl617_1_P2 chromosome 6, CSIRO_AGI_Rlap_v1, whole genome shotgun sequence genomic window:
- the LOC139854168 gene encoding uncharacterized protein, with amino-acid sequence MGQKLKTQDKLKSWEVRQGQVLVCSLCGNCPDSYAHLFFDCSFSRDFWDKVCRSISGITSTYDWSDITASINLLPQHSASALVAKLMFAVAVYFIWRERNNILFKRKSTSTDSLFGDLVATVRLKLMLVCFKELRQVRQLHIAWNLI; translated from the coding sequence ATGGGCCAGAAGTTGAAGACTCAAGATAAACTTAAATCTTGGGAAGTTAGGCAGGGACAAGTTTTGGTCTGTTCGCTTTGTGGGAATTGCCCTGATTCGTATGCTCACTTATTTTTTGATTGTAGCTTCTCACGTGATTTTTGGGACAAAGTATGTCGATCTATTTCTGGCATTACTAGTACCTATGATTGGTCTGATATAACTGCATCAATCAACTTGTTACCTCAGCATAGTGCGTCGGCCCTTGTGGCTAAACTTATGTTTGCTGTAGCGGTTTATTTTATTTGGCGTGAAAGGAATAACATATTGTTCAAAAGGAAATCAACGTCTACGGATAGCCTTTTTGGGGATTTGGTTGCTACTGTTCGCTTAAAGCTGATGTTGGTTTGTTTTAAGGAATTGCGTCAAGTTCGACAACTTCATATCGCTTGGAATTTAATTTAA
- the LOC139852717 gene encoding phytochrome A-associated F-box protein-like: protein MSEIEADNVFSYLSDDVVLNIFLKLVDDPRNWSRLACVCTKFSCLIRTICWKNKCFQSIPSVVSDLLPANATINSPVSPPGGWSSMHKLAVCCPGLLHSGVLLENSDFGLERDLGPDENYQENKLFKLGNTQSDLNPSCSSTVAVNTSDCLWSLYDDLYLDTVYNENDANKSHHQAEVIDEDIKTENDDDNDNDNANNDNDDVPVVTTSCGLGVHKKRKVCRSLTAHLASEGWHFSREQGNKLLASRFRGDCLYICDWPGCVHTEEKRNYMLFRGVFKNFKKSRVWRTINDGNRSKIDLNCAFCPSNDVWDLHSAFCLRPAYGFHDDGEPVVRAYVCENGHVSGAWTDWPLYT from the coding sequence ATGTCTGAAATTGAAGCTGATAATGTGTTTTCATATCTATCAGATGACGTTGTTCTTAACATATTCCTTAAATTAGTTGATGATCCACGTAACTGGTCACGTCTCGCTTGCGTTTGCACTAAATTCTCGTGTTTAATCCGAACGATTTGCTGGAAAAACAAATGTTTTCAATCGATTCCGTCTGTCGTCTCCGATTTACTTCCGGCGAACGCTACCATCAATTCTCCGGTATCTCCGCCCGGCGGATGGTCGTCGATGCACAAGCTCGCCGTCTGCTGCCCTGGCCTCCTTCACTCCGGTGTACTCCTCGAAAATTCAGATTTCGGATTGGAACGTGATTTAGGTCCGGATGAAAATTATCAGGAAAATAAATTATTTAAGTTAGGTAATACTCAATCAGATTTAAATCCTTCGTGCTCTAGCACTGTTGCTGTTAATACGTCTGATTGTTTGTGGTCGTTGTATGATGATTTATATTTAGATACAGTTTATAACGAAAATGATGCTAATAAATCTCATCATCAAGCTGAGGTTATTGATGAAGATATCAAAactgaaaatgatgatgataatgataatgataatgctaataatgataatgatgatgttcctGTTGTTACGACATCTTGCGGTTTAGGCGTTCATAAGAAGAGAAAGGTTTGTAGGTCGTTAACGGCTCATTTAGCGTCTGAAGGGTGGCATTTTAGCCGAGAGCAAGGGAATAAGTTGTTAGCAAGTAGGTTTAGAGGTGATTGTTTATACATTTGTGACTGGCCTGGTTGTGTGCACACAGAAGAGAAGCGGAATTATATGTTGTttagaggtgtttttaagaattttAAAAAGTCTAGGGTTTGGAGGACGATTAATGATGGTAATCGAAGTAAGATTGATTTGAATTGTGCGTTTTGTCCGAGTAATGATGTTTGGGATTTGCATTCGGCGTTTTGTTTGAGGCCTGCTTATGGGTTTCATGATGATGGGGAGCCAGTTGTTCGAGCTTATGTTTGTGAGAATGGGCATGTTTCTGGTGCGTGGACTGATTGGCCTTTGTATACTTGA